The following are encoded together in the Vespa velutina chromosome 3, iVesVel2.1, whole genome shotgun sequence genome:
- the LOC124947724 gene encoding uncharacterized protein LOC124947724 isoform X3 — translation MSLEMADSSVEADSVNHIETITSENLDIDFEESQLSEYTSTVNATHSAHITKTDHESYVPATDFKHDNTLTTYSDSRRKTKDLNKITLMDYLVNDSSATSSSMNSQYEYLSGSSIENAKKVILHNDEIAEYENEVLGDPFYESDCGSEGNETSESVPKENDESKEKVLEKLEDEEMHDNCSQAESTCAEKTQHKLTDFTRSSVCSNSNISNHYFIDASSLNDEVEILNINVKEDVQTDKNTGSYMSISADFAHNLSSTTADQFYKFTCPLKVTNLQNECSKIAEFEPEMKVTKYFQPFADIPKITEVNSTLISKDDVNKGTNKESLAVEIKEADSGESTHASPCPDNSSNINNSQDKINVNSDENLLLDITNDESKNPKESTTNFTENTQQPLLIRRNTFELDSNDKLSVLRQEHERRQGNLVFQSAIPQYSGHRVDSDMISNVTTDSTAVPINDVLNNFTSDIQIAATNMQYRTGYLSFDSYEHNIDKKILESNYLLQNSITNSDVIYPAADITNDKVASYSSYAEDDSAHKCSSSLPVTVGCNIENVKPVDVIRKTKRNETAPIISGGVSTSDFTKPMDSPIVQRKTESTPIVSGGSVIMNDTKDRPTRMSSSMTAWIVDMSDCTKNESGSSAKDNSVTNMSQSFSTSECVKNSIRSNNHEKYSSLGFFVNLNNVESKEETLVKENVENKKEPHKTDKAYCEFYIDISNKNDLPKNKKIVKEDTNHKNVEEGDKKNIFSMFIDLGDPQKTTENAQKTMHKRNLSSFSDKRMEAKIDEVATNENSSTLQEDQDLNSIKSIKEKPRRGVFMFIESDSPIVRRRTLSSSRSVLKRHSWNIDKTQSNNDNGQPITKELIIKKEHKRAHSLSVDQRDLKKIQTKQSSSSHSLSDAAGGESTNHKNSNSLQELENNSNNNMDTSTEECLAYDIKDTPPNSHIEIIDKELRASIKHQQYKELGREQQLGDDTKIYEDEYSDMSGWGKTCTESTNGQTRKSETFDISSDSGPSPNSDNRDYELSDLLSRDVETTNHSTNHKHPIIPSTGNKILETHKSLNETIKKIECELEGPEYEKLDTTYNSHTSISKTDENLVSHDVKELQLNKKKPNSKFVRLSDLTETSGHSHTSEYLIAKENRATYRMSSSIPETSWIESKLVMSRTNDSVRTLSRVFSSVMSTSLPSKQKSPLEDLTGDGEAEGIISESDISSMQSSMGRSGAEGSTEETETSSLAGGKPYNRLGEDLLRMFLEEINPDVTIDVAGRRIRAHKCILSSRCQYFAAILSGGWIESAGNVISLQGYSYNAVHFALRHIYSGESNIPDSISIVELATLADMLCLEGLKEVIGYTLKVKYCHLFHKPCQVCAVGVLECMPLAAAYGLDEIYRKSLRWITRHFVRIWPCKAFATLPRELMEKCYLQHIVHMSTDNVLQTMVDCDKLLATLPNVRWAEPVYRMVSNLLETSLKFLADNFAAILNNENFQSLGRDLTWNISRLEDNFLSAAEHLPPEQACKSYSKLHKMLLSTQTDNFQTKMKWGPLFIDFLKKIQARVEKCLVREAAKAARSTTWLKMDLELRRRIQELACLVILPHETSRCQSRHSNFIKESKTSSACSASRNLDLKRVKMAISEHNDKTMKQMSTTQTRKILNKPKSDPVERKMQEDNKPSTSDAPSRPKSWPNKIEVKSRYLEPRTKFVPKENVSVSQDKVVIQRRKITISSSDSSRTSSPATKRVTEKKPIARVKLPVKKDVKALSSDSLTESNMTRPNKKKNVISKSCGITRPESPSFKQKSTEIGLSVDSLAESKNKTSVVKKNVNKMDTSMSTDSLMTEITANPKSNALQKLSPTLGKSINRAQIYDRTKKNILPIQQKNPLTVTRRPPRSLENSTAASRSRAAAISAYHGSPNLRRNLLDAAKTPDISSKSVNNVACRTTNARQVLQSTTMVNSIVKREKKDNSANQQGSDNSSRKSSPKSGTNRPNKPALANKKSSSKVNDEKIKTKCHTEETPKQLTVGSRSGTFLKDEPTILKKTDIKSSQIST, via the exons ATGTCATTAGAAATGGCTGATTCTAGTGTAGAAGCTGACTCAGTCAATCATATTGAAACTATAACTTCAGAAAATTTGGATATAGATTTTGAGGAATCACAACTATCAGAGTATACTTCGACTGTTAATGCAACCCATTCAGCTCATATTACAAAAACAGATCATGAAAGCTATGTACCTGCTACTGATTTCAAGCATGATAATACCTTAACTACTTATAGTGATTCGCGTCGTAAGacgaaagatttaaataaaataacattaatggaTTATCTTGTAAATGATAGCAGTGCTACAAGCTCTTCAATGAATAGccaatatgaatatttatcaGGTTCATCAATAGAAAATgctaaaaaagtaatattacatAACGATGAGATTGCAGAGTATGAAAATGAAGTTCTTGGGGATCCATTTTATGAATCAGATTGTGGAAGTGAGGGAAATGAAACATCAGAATCTGTtccgaaagaaaatgatgaatcTAAAGAGAAAGTATTAGAGAAGctagaagatgaagaaatgcATGATAATTGTTCCCAAGCAGAAAGTACATGTGCAGAGAAAACGCAGCACAAATTGACTGATTTCACGCGTTCATCAGTATGCAGTAATTCTAATATAAGCAATCATTACTTTATAGATGCATCTTCTCTGAACGATGAAGtggaaattttaaatataaatgttaaagaaGATGTACAAACTGATAAAAATACAGGATCTTATATGTCTATTTCTGCTGATTTTGCACACAATTTATCAAGTACTACTGCAGATCAATTCTATAAGTTTACATGTCCACTTAAAGTAACAAATTTACAGAATGAATGTAGTAAAATTGCAGAATTTGAACCAGAAATGAAAGTAACAAAATACTTTCAACCATTTGCTGATATACCTAAGATAACGGAAGTTAACTCTACATTAATCAGCAAAGATGATGTGAATAAAGGTACAAACAAAGAGTCATTAGCTGTAGAAATTAAAGAAGCAGATAGCGGTGAAAGCACACATGCTTCACCTTGTCCTGATAATAGCtcaaatatcaataattctcaagataaaataaatgtaaacagTGATGAGAACTTACTTTTGGATATTACAAATGATGAGTCAAAGAATCCTAAAGAAAGTACTACAAATTTTACTGAAAATACACAGCAACCtttattaataagaagaaatacatTTGAACTTGATTCAAATGATAAGCTTTCTGTCTTAAGGCAAGAACATGAACGTAGACAAGGCAATCTTGTTTTTCAAAGTGCCATACCACAATATTCAGGACATCGTGTAGATAGTGATATGATTTCTAATGTGACAACAGATTCAACGGCTGTACCTATCAAtgatgtattaaataattttacttctgATATTCAAATAGCAGCTACAAATATGCAGTATCGTACAGGATATTTATCTTTCGACAGTTATGAACataacattgataaaaagatattagaaaGTAATTATCTTCTGCAAAATAGTATAACTAATTCTGATGTAATATATCCTGCAGCAGATATAACGAATGATAAAGTTGCATCATACAGCAGTTATGCAGAGGATGATAGTGCACATAAGTGTAGCAGTAGCTTACCTGTTACTGTAGGTtgtaatatagaaaatgttaAACCTGTAGATGTCATcagaaaaactaaaagaaatgaaacagcTCCCATTATTTCTGGTGGTGTCAGCACATCAGATTTTACCAAACCTATGGATAGTCCTATCGTACAACGTAAAACAGAATCCACACCTATTGTATCAGGTGGTTCTGTAATTATGAATGATACTAAAGATAGACCAACAAGAATGTCTTCTTCCATGACTGCATGGATTGTAGATATGAGTGATTGTACAAAAAATGAATCAGGATCAAGCGCAAAAGATAACTCTGTAACAAATATGTCACAAAGCTTTTCTACTTCTGAATGTGTTAAGAATTCTATAAGATCTAACAACCATGAAAAGTATAGCAGTTTAGGtttttttgtcaatttaaataatgtagaaTCTAAGGAAGAAACACTGGTTAAAGAAAAtgtggaaaacaaaaaagagccACATAAAACTGATAAAGCATATTGTGAATTCTATAttgatatatctaataaaaatgatcttccaaagaataaaaagattgtAAAAGAAGATACGAATCATAAAAATGTTGAGGAAGGTGATAAGAAGAACATATTCTCTATGTTCATTGATTTAGGTGATCCACAAAAGACGACTGAAAATGCTCAGAAAACAATGCATAAGCGaaatttatcatcattttctgATAAACGCATGGAAGCGAAAATTGACGAAGTTGCAACAAATGAAAACTCTAGTACTCTTCAAGAGGATCAagatttaaattcaataaaatctataaaagaaaaaccaagaCGAGgtgtttttatgtttattgaaTCTGATTCTCCTATAGTGAGAAGACGAACGTTGTCCTCTTCAAGATCAGTTTTGAAACGTCATTCGTGGAATATCGATAAAACGcaaagtaataatgataatggacAACCTATTACTaaggaattaataataaaaaaagaacacaaacGCGCGCATAGCTTATCAGTAGATCAAAGGGATTTGAAGAAGATCCAAACAAAACAAAGTTCTTCTAGTCATTCTCTTAGTGATGCTGCAGGAGGTGAATCCACAAATCATAAGAATTCAAACTCTTTGCAGGAAttggaaaataattctaataataatatggataCATCCACAGAAGAATGTTTGGCATATGATATAAAGGATACACCACCAAACTCTCACATAGAAATCATTGATAAGGAACTACGTGCGAGTATCAAACATCAACAATACAAGGAATTAGGTAGAGAACAGCAGTTGGGAGatgatacaaaaatatatgaggACGAATATTCAGATATGTCTGGATGGGGGAAGACGTGTACAGAAAGTACTAATGGACAAACACGTAAAAGTGAAACATTTGACATTAGCAGTGACAGTGGACCATCTCCAAATAGTGATAATCGTGATTATGAATTATCAGACTTATTAAGCAGAGATGTGGAAACAACCAATCATTCAACCAATCATAAACATCCAATCATTCCTTCGACTggcaataaaatattagaaactcataaatctttaaatgaaacaattaagaaaatagaatgtgAATTAGAAGGCCCAGAGTATGAAAAATTAGATACAACTTATAACAGTCATACATCTATATCGAAAACAGATGAAAATCTTGTTAGCCATGATGTAAAGGAGCtacaattaaataagaaaaagccAAATTCTAAATTTGTAAGACTTTCGGATTTAACCGAAACATCAGGACATTCTCATACATCTGAATATTTAATTGCCAAGGAAAATAGAGCTACATACCGTATGAGTAGTAGTATTCCAGAAACATCTTGGATCGAAAGTAAATTAGTTATGTCAAGAACAAATGATTCAGTAAGAACTCTCTCACGAGTATTTTCTTCTGTTATGAGTACTTCGCTACCGTCGAAACAAAAGTCACCGCTTGAAGATTTAACTGGTGATGGTGAGGCAGAAGGTATCATTTCTGAGAGTGACATAAGTAGCATGCAAAGCAGCATGGGACGTTCTGGAGCTG aaggAAGTAcagaagaaacagaaacatCAAGTTTGGCTGGAGGAAAACCATATAATCGATTGGGTGAAGATTTATTAAGAATGTTTTTGGAAGAGATTAATCCAGATGTTACAATTGATGTAGCTGGAAGACGAATTAGAgcacataaatgtatattaagtTCTCGTTGTCAATATTTTGCGGCGATTCTTAGTGGTGGATGGATTGAAAGTGCAGGAAATGTGATTTCTTTACAAGg ATATTCTTATAATGCAGTTCATTTTGCACTACGTCATATATATAGCGGAGAAAGCAATATACCAGATTCTATAAGCATTGTCGAATTAGCTACATTAGCTGATATGCTGTGTCTAGAGGGTCTTAAGGAAGTTATAGGTTATACCCTTAAAGTTAAATATTGTCATCTTTTTCATAAA cCTTGCCAAGTATGTGCTGTTGGAGTATTGGAGTGTATGCCATTAGCTGCAGCTTATGGGCTGGAtgaaatatatcgtaaatcTCTAAGGTGGATAACACGACATTTTGTACGAATATGGCCATGCAAAGCATTTGCAACTCTTCCAAGAGAATTGATGGAAAAGTGTTATTTACAGCATATAGTACATATG TCCACAGATAATGTACTTCAAACTATGGTAGATTGTGATAAATTGTTAGCAACTTTGCCGAATGTACGATGGGCAGAACCGGTATACAGAATGGTTTCAAACTTGTTAGAAACGTCGCTAAAATTTTTAGCAGACAATTTTGCAgctatattaaataatgaaaattttcaatcacTTGGTCGTGATTTAACATGGAATATAAGTCGTTTGGAGGATAACTTTTTATCAGCTGCAGAACATTTGCCACCTGAACAAGCATGTAAAAGTTATTCAAAGTTACATAAAATGTTGTTATCCACGCAAACAGATAACTTTCAGACAAAAATGAAATGGGGTCcgttatttattgattttttaaagaaaattcaagcTCGTGTTGAAAAATGTTTGGTTCGTGAGGCAGCGAAGGCTGCAAGATCGACAACATGGTTAAAAATGGATTTGGAGCTTCGCCGTAGAATACAAGAATTAGCATGTCTTGTTATTTTACCGCACGAAACATCAAGATGTCAATCAAGGCATTCGAACTTTATAAAG gaaTCGAAAACATCGTCAGCTTGCTCAGCAAGTCGCAATTTAGATCTAAAACGTGTGAAAATGGCTATATCGGAAcataatgataaaacaatGAAGCAAATGTCAACGACACAAACGcgaaaaattctaaataaacCTAAAAGCGATCCTGTTGAACGAAAAATGCAAGAAGATAATAAACCAAGCACCAGTGATGCACCAAGTCGACCTAAATCATGGCCCAATAAAATAGAG gTAAAATCTAGATATTTAGAACCAAGAACCAAATTTGTACCAAAAGAAAATGTGTCAGTAAGTCAAGATAAAGTGGTAATACAACGACGAAAAATCACAATCTCATCATCAGACTCATCGCGTACGTCTAGTCCTGCGACAAAACGAGTGACAGAGAAAAAGCCTATAGCAAGAGTAAAGCTGCCTGTAAAAAAAGACGTGAAAGCTCTTTCGTCTGATAGTTTGACAGAATCGAACATGACTAGAccaaacaagaagaaaaatgtgatCAGTAAAAGTTGTGGTATCACTCGTCCTGAATCACCATCCTTTAAACAGAAAAGCACAGAAATTGGATTGTCTGTAGATTCATTAGCAGAATCCAAGAACAAGACATCGgttgtaaagaaaaatgttaacaaaATGGATACATCAATGTCTACAGATAGTCTTATGACAGAAATAACTGCAAATCCTAAATCTAATGCGTTACAGAAATTATCACCAACATTAGGAAAAAGTATAAACAGAGCACAAATTTATGacagaacgaagaaaaatatattgccGATTCAGCAGAAGAATCCATTAACGGTAACACGTAGGCCACCAAGATCATTAGAGAACTCAACCGCGGCCAGTAGAAGCAGAGCGGCAGCTATAAGTGCTTATCACGGTTCACCTAACCTACGTAGAAATCTTTTAGATGCTGCGAAGACACCAGATATTTCAAGTAAATCAGTAAATAATGTTGCTTGTCGGACAACGAACGCACGACAAGTTTTACAATCGACCACTATGGTTAATTCTATTgttaaaagggaaaagaaagataatagtGCTAATCAGCAAGGATCCGATAACTCTAGCAGAAAATCTTCCCCCAAATCTGGCACTAACAGACCAAATAAGCCGGCCCTCGCTAATAAAAAGTCATCTTCCAAGGTCAACGATGAAAAGATCAAAACAAAGTGCCATACAGAAGAGACTCCCAAACAACTTACAGTGGGTTCTAGATCAGGCACGTTTCTTAAAGATGAGCCtacaatacttaaaaaaacaGACATTAAGTCATCTCAGATAAGTACTTAA